Proteins from one Mesoplodon densirostris isolate mMesDen1 chromosome 1, mMesDen1 primary haplotype, whole genome shotgun sequence genomic window:
- the PYROXD2 gene encoding pyridine nucleotide-disulfide oxidoreductase domain-containing protein 2 — MAASGRGLCRAVGAFPRPAWRRAHSDARGRLKPEYDAVVIGAGHNGLVAAAYLQRLGVNTAVFERRHVIGGAAVTEEIIPGFKFSRASYLLSLLRPQIYTELELKKHGLRLHLRNPHSFTPMLEEGTAGKVPRSLLLGTDMAENQKQIAQFSQKDAQAFPEYEAFMNRLALAIDPLLDSAPVDMEAFQRGSLLQRLKSLSTLKPLLQAGRILGAQLPQYYQVLTAPAVKVLNQWFESEPLKATLATDAVIGAMTSPYIPGSGYVLLHHVMGGLEGMRGAWGYVQGGMGALSDAIASSATAHGASIFTEKTVAKVQVSSGGRVQGVVLQDGSEVRSKVVLSNASPQITFLKLTPQEWLPEEFVERISQLDTQSPVTKINVAVDRLPDFLAAPNAPRGQPLPHHQCSIHLNCENTLLLHQAFEDAMDGLPSHRPMIELCIPSSLDPTLAPPGCHVISLFTQYTPYTLAAGKTWDEQERNAHADRVCDCIEAYAPGFKSSVVGRDILTPPDLERVFGLPGGNIFHCAMTLDQLYFARPVPLHSSYRCPLRGLYLCGSGAHPGGGVMGAAGRNAAHVVFRDLRSM, encoded by the exons ATGGCTGCAAGTGGCCGAGGGCTCTGCAGGGCCGTGGGCGCCTTTCCCCGCCCCGCTTGGAGACGAGCTCACTCCGATGCCAGGGGACGTCTGAAGCCGGAGTACGATGCAGTGGTAATAGGAGCAG GACACAACGGGCTGGTGGCT GCGGCATACCTGCAGAGACTGGGGGTGAACACGGCAGTCTTCGAGAGACGCCACGTGATCGGGGGTGCAGCTGTCACAGAGGAAATAATCCCAG GGTTTAAGTTCTCCCGAGCATCCTACCTCCTCAGCCTGCTACGACCGCAGATTTACACCGAACTGGAGCTGAAG AAACATGGGCTGAGGCTTCATCTTCGAAACCCCCACTCATTCACACCTATGCTGGAAGAGGGCACAGCGGGCAAGGTGCCCAGGTCCCTTCTGCTGGGCACAGACATGGCAGAAAACCAGAAGCAGATCGCCCAGTTCTCACAGAAGGATGCCCAG GCCTTTCCCGAATATGAGGCCTTCATGAATCGCTTGGCGTTAGCCATTGACCCTCTGCTGGACTCAGCCCCGGTGGACATGGAGGCCTTCCAGCGGGGCTCCCTGCTGCAGAGGCTCAAGTCGCTCTCCACCCTCAAGCCCCTGTTGCAGGCGG GTCGCATCCTGGGAGCCCAGCTGCCCCAGTATTACCAGGTCCTCACAGCTCCAGCTGTCAAG GTGCTGAATCAGTGGTTTGAGTCTGAGCCTCTAAAAGCTACTCTAGCAACGGATGCTGTGATTGGAGCCATGACAAGTCCCTACATTCCGGGGAGTGG GTATGTGTTACTCCATCACGTGATGGGGGGTCTGGAGGGGATGCGGGGGGCCTGGGGCTACGTCCAGGGCGGCATGGGTGCCCTCTCCGACGCCATCGCAAGCTCAGCCACCGCACACGGAGCAAGTATCTTCACTGAAAAG ACAGTGGCCAAGGTGCAGGTGAGCAGTGGAGGGCGCGTTCAAGGAGTCGTGCTGCAAGACGGCTCGGAGGTAAGGAGCAAAGTGGTGCTGTCCAACGCGTCACCGCAGATCACCTTCCTGAAGCTGACGCCACAG GAGTGGCTTCCTGAGGAGTTCGTGGAGAGAATCTCCCAGCTGGACACCCAGTCGCCTGTTACCAAGATCAATG TGGCTGTCGACAGGCTGCCTGACTTCCTGGCGGCCCCCAATGCTCCCAGGGGCCAGCCGCTGCCCCATCACCAGTGCTCCATCCACCTCAACTGTGAGAACACCCTCCTTCTCCATCAGGCTTTTGAAGACGCCATGGATGGCCTGCCTTCCCACAG ACCTATGATTGAGCTCTGCATCCCTTCCTCGCTGGACCCCACGCTGGCTCCCCCCGGCTGCCACGTCATCTCCCTCTTCACTCAGTACACACCCTACACACTGGCTGCAGGCAAGACCTGGGATGAGCAGGAGAGAAACGCTCACGCAGACAGAG TGTGTGATTGCATTGAGGCCTACGCCCCCGGCTTCAAGAGCTCCGTGGTGGGCAGAGACATCCTCACACCCCCTGACTTGGAGAGAGTCTTTGGGCTTCCTGGGGGG AATATATTCCACTGCGCCATGACCCTGGACCAGCTGTACTTTGCCCGCCCTGTGCCCCTGCACTCCAGCTACCGCTGCCCTCTCCGGGGCCTGTATCTCTGCGGAAGTGGGGCCCATCCGG GAGGAGGTGTCATGGGAGCCGCTGGACGCAATGCAGCTCACGTGGTCTTTAGGGACCTCAGGAGCATGTGA